AGTAAACACCAACGGACAAATATACATAGCCCATGAACAATACAAAGGAATAAACAACACACAAATCACCATTGATAAAAACATGACAATTAATGGAGAAAGTCAAACAGACACCATAATAAACGGAACCGGCACCAACTGGATATTCCATATAAACCCTGGAATATATGTTACAATCAACAACCTAACACTAACCAATGGAACTGCAACTAATGGTGGTGCTATCTACAATTCTGGTGGTGTTAATGTGAATGTAAACAACATTACTTTCACAGATAACACAGCGGTTAATGGTTATGGTGGTGCTATCTACTATGATGGCAATATTTTAACTGTAACAGACTGTACTTTCACCAGTAACAGAGCAGGGTTTGGTGGCTGTATATATAACAGAGGTAGTATGACTGTAGATGGCAGTACTTTCACAGATAACACCGCATTTGGTGTTGGCGGTGCTATCGGCAATGATGGTGGTACTGTGACTGTAAACAACAGTACTTTCACCAGTAACTCTGCAATTTATAACGGGGGTGCTATCTCCAATTATGGTACTGTGACTGTAACAGACAGTACTTTCACCACTAACTCTGCAAATTCTGGTGGTGGTTCTATCTTCAATAATGGTAATACTAGTACTTTGACAGTAAACAACAGTACCTTCACCAGTAACTCTGCAAATTCTGGTGGTGGTGCTATCAACAATTTTTATGGTACTTTGAATGTGAGTTTCTGTCGAATTATAGGAAACACTCCATATGATATATATTCTAGTGGAGGTTCTTGTGATGTTGATTATAATTGGTGGGGGACTAATTATGTTGGATCCAATCCAGTTACAGCAGAAAGAGTCGTAGGGACAACTGTTTCTAAGTGGTTAGTTCTAACTACTACATCGGATCCGAACACCATTAATACTGGTGAAACCTCAAATATCACAGCTGATCTTTTACATGATCAAGATGGTGTTTACCAAAACCCTATTGATCGTCATGTTCCTAATGGAATTGTTGTAAACTTCGCAAGCGATGCATTAGGCACAATCAACCCATTAACCGGTACTATGATTAATGGTGAAGCATCAACCATCTTTACAGCAGGCTTAAATCCCGGAATATCCACAACAACATCAACTGTTGATACAGAAACTGTAAATACAGATGTTACAATTAATGAAAATGTTCCACCGGTTGTTACAAGCACAAGTCCCGTGAACAACGCCTTGAATGTAGTGGTGAATAAGGTTATTCAAATAACCTTTGACAGAAACATACAACTCGGAACCAATCCATGGATAGAACTCAAAACAAGCAGCAGTGGAACAGCAGTACCATATACAACAAACATA
This Methanobacterium spitsbergense DNA region includes the following protein-coding sequences:
- a CDS encoding Ig-like domain-containing protein yields the protein MEGFIGQCKFSINDIKNHDNLIVFAVVITLLGIIFALGMGNVSAAPGDTIYVTGNSTLGNDDWNGESATYQSGIIGPKYSIKNATGTVNTNGQIYIAHEQYKGINNTQITIDKNMTINGESQTDTIINGTGTNWIFHINPGIYVTINNLTLTNGTATNGGAIYNSGGVNVNVNNITFTDNTAVNGYGGAIYYDGNILTVTDCTFTSNRAGFGGCIYNRGSMTVDGSTFTDNTAFGVGGAIGNDGGTVTVNNSTFTSNSAIYNGGAISNYGTVTVTDSTFTTNSANSGGGSIFNNGNTSTLTVNNSTFTSNSANSGGGAINNFYGTLNVSFCRIIGNTPYDIYSSGGSCDVDYNWWGTNYVGSNPVTAERVVGTTVSKWLVLTTTSDPNTINTGETSNITADLLHDQDGVYQNPIDRHVPNGIVVNFASDALGTINPLTGTMINGEASTIFTAGLNPGISTTTSTVDTETVNTDVTINENVPPVVTSTSPVNNALNVVVNKVIQITFDRNIQLGTNPWIELKTSSSGTAVPYTTNIVGNVLSITPNSLLAVGTSYSVILHSNSVINLVGIGLAAPYTTRFTTETPPVVTSTSPVNNAFNVALNKVIQITFDKAIQLGTNPWIELKTSNSGTIVPYTTNIIGNVLSITPNSLLNAGTKYTVILHSNSITDMQGNGLNTPYTTIFTTTLPPVVTSTSPMNNEVNVAVNKVIQINFSKAIQLGTNSWIELKNQYGQIKPYTTSINGNTLNITANAAFARGTTYTVILHSNSVTSTGGAGLTTPYTTKFTTTTT